In Ananas comosus cultivar F153 linkage group 7, ASM154086v1, whole genome shotgun sequence, the sequence TGCAGAGAATATGTCGCATAGTCTGAAGCGCCAGTTATTGAGTAGCTGAGCCCACAACGTGGAGCTCTCAGAGAGTTTTTGTTGTTAACGGGCTTGCTCTGCCAAGTCCGTTGATCCGGATTAACTGACATGGGCCTATGAAAGAAAATCCATTTCCCTTTCCCTTTTCATCCCTGTAGTTACCTTTATaatatacatttaaatttttcataaaattaaaaaataaaataaaaaacataccCCTGATAGACAGAGATATTTATTCTTTTAGTTGGTGCTAATCGGTGAGATATTTATCCTTCTAATGTGctcataaaattataatagattTTGATTTCTTTCACAGCTTACAAATTGGTGATCACCGCGCGCGTGTGCACACATTCAGCAGAAACACAATGAGACCACCCAATTTCCAAGCCTCAGCTCCGCTATTCGCGATTGTTGTAATCACAACACTGACACATCACATTGCTTGCGCTCAAAACTCCCGGAACGACTTCCTCATAGCCCACAACCTCGCCCGCGCAGCCGTCGGCGTCCCCCCCTTGTCGTGGAACcgcaccatcgccgccttcgcCCGCGAATTCGCCGACCGTCGTAAGGCCGATTGCCGACTGGTCCACTCTGGACGGCCCTACGGCGAGAACCTCTTCTGGGGCTCCGGCACGGACTTCACGGGCGCGGATGCGGTGCGGAGTTGGGTTGAAGAGAAGCAATTCTACGACCATCACACGAACACGTGCGCCGCCGGAGAGGAGTGCAGGAGCTACACGCAGGTCGTGTGGCGGAACTCCGTGCACTTGGGTTGCGACCGCGTGCTgtgcgacggcggcggcggcgtcttTGTAGTGTGCAACTATGATCCTCCTGGGAACTACATCGGTGAGCGGCCTTATTGATCGATTGATCAGTGGATTATCTTCTTGGAACACAAATAATTAGCTTGCGggctattatttttttcaaaaaagtaatAATGCCATATTAAATACAAATTAGAATCCTTTTGAGTCTTTAATAACAGTATTGTGTGGAGATTACTAAATGATCGAAAAttgctggaaaaaaaaaaagagactctcataatatatataataattaagcgCATACGCACATTTATTTCAATTCATAAttaacacaaaaaagaaaaagggaagcGACACAATAGATTTCCCAAACACTGCCCAAATCCATCAAATCTAAGGAAATTTAAAAAAGGTCAACGATTATTGACCATAAGATCTCGCGGCCGCGGATCAAAGGACATGACAAGTGGACTTGCTGGAGCCGTCGGCTTCCGAGGCCGAGCCGCCTCCGGCCGGTGCAGAATACGACGGCTGAGCAGCGGCGGAGTCCGACGGCGCCACGCCGGGCCAGTCGCGGCAGTGGCAGTGCTGGCCCTCCGGGACCTGCTTGTAGACTGACGCCACGTGGCGGCCGCACCCAGCCCACGTGGTCTTGCCGCACGTGCCACACTTCACCTGGTAGCACATTTCGATCTTATCTTATTCTATCTAATTCAATTTGAAGCTCTTTataaatacaaagaaaaaaaccCACATAAATTGTTGCAACATGGCTCGTCGCAACATACGGGAGATAAAAACTAAGTTGGAGGCCTTGGCTTAATTGGTGATACATTTTTTGAGGAAACCAAAGAACtattatattgttataaaaacataatttttgtcGTGTGATGTTTTAGTTTGGATCGATCCAGCAACTATGTAATgcagaaatttaaaaatctgcaatctagatttttaaatttacaattaacaatatattattacccaaaaaaaaaaaaaaaacatgtttgaaaCATATGCATGACCTGAATTTATTTCGTGACATTATAAATTTCtgattatttatgaaaaaatgtCAAAGGCTATTTAAGCCTACATTGACcgtattaatataataataatgcgTATTCATATGTATTATTTTCACACGAGGTTGTCGCAATTGGATTGGGCTATACATTGGGCCTTGATTGGTCGACCCATTTCGGCCCAAGAAATGTATGATTGGGCTTAGTTCGGGCCGGAGCTATGCTAAGTAGTAGAATTATAATCCGCCCGGCCCACTAAGGGATGGGGTTAAAATGGACAGTgttttctctctcacacacgtgctcgcgcgcgcacacactttttctttccttttcttttcttaaataTTACTATCCGTTATCGTCTAAACAAACTACTCAATATCATTGTAGAAGTTTGATCACACACTGATCTAGCTAGTCCGTTCCTATGGAATATTCTTTCAATCAGGGTTGACTAAAACGCGCATGCGCACTTGCTAACATAATAACAATCCATAACTTCTATCCTTTCGTATGTGCATCATGAAATAGGACCCTTGGTAAAATTTTAATCTGTAGCTTGTCAATTCGATCACACGATTTTTCTATACGCTAAAATTGACATACCTGGTTCCGTGAATGAGCTAAATTCGAGCAAGCGGTGATGTAAAAGATTACACTGTTGGACCTACCAACATTAATGACATCCTAGTTTTTCTACCAAtgattaatttttctaattagtGCTAAGGCGAATATTGAGACAAACCAGGAATCTGGAGGTTTGCTATGGAGatatcgatcgatcgatcgaaagCGGTAGGTTCTTTCGCTGATACTTTTCACACCTAAATATGGTTGCATTTAATTTGCGCCTCCCGATATTTTTGAAACCACTTTTAATGGAAAATTCAGTATGAAACATTGCTCCTGTAACAAGAAACTCATGATTGGATTAGAGTAATCAATTATTGACTAAAACCAATCGCAATGATGACATATGAAACCTACCTGTCCATCATCAATTGACTGATACTTATCATTTTGAATAGTATAAATTGATCAATAGATGGTTGTTACAAAAAGGTGTTAACCTTATTTAACAAATCAAGGTATTGGTAAGCAAATTGATCTCAAACAAGCGTgctttatagttttatattagttttattCGAGTCCAAATATGTGGTTTTTACCCCATATATGTAGGTTACTTGATTAACACATGTCATGATAAGGTCTATATATACCAACTAAAACcacaatattattaattagatggaATTAAGCAACAAAGTACAAGTTAATTTGGAAAGCGAGTGACATGCcatcttatctctctctctcaaaaaaaaa encodes:
- the LOC109713180 gene encoding pathogenesis-related protein PRB1-3-like, which gives rise to MRPPNFQASAPLFAIVVITTLTHHIACAQNSRNDFLIAHNLARAAVGVPPLSWNRTIAAFAREFADRRKADCRLVHSGRPYGENLFWGSGTDFTGADAVRSWVEEKQFYDHHTNTCAAGEECRSYTQVVWRNSVHLGCDRVLCDGGGGVFVVCNYDPPGNYIGERPY